The Leptospira neocaledonica DNA window GTGGAGTAGTGAACGCGTGGGCAGAATTCAGAGAATTTGGATCGATGAGAGGGAAACTCCTCCCGGTTTGGGAGCCTTAACCAGAATTCGATCTTTCTCGGAGATTCGAGATGGGGTTTTGACTCCCCTCCAACGTTTAAGAGAGCAGTATCCTGATTCTAAGATACTGTATTCTCACTCCAATTCTGCATTCGAGAAAACATTCTTCGAAAGAAATCCTAAGATCAATGAGTACGATGGCAAGGATGTAGATCTAATCATCCGTCCTGAGGAATTTCTACCTTGGAAATCCTTAGAATCTGTGGGTAAAAACATAGATCTGGACTTGGAAAACCATAAGGACCTTCGCAAATGGGCCCGCAAGCTCAAAGTAAAGTCAGGTGATTTCCAAGTAGTAGGAAAATCTAAACACGTCCATATCCATCCCTCCGCTAAAATTTATCCAGGCGTGGTAATAGATGTAACTTCTGGACCAGTGATCATAGATAAGGATGCAAAGGTAACTTCTTTTAGCTTTTTAGAAGGTCCTTTATACATAGGCCAAGGCACTCATGTGGACAATGCTCGTATCACAGGAAATACTTCCATAGGGAATGTTTGCAGGATAGGCGGAGAAGTAGGCGATAGTATTATATTAGATTTTACGAATAAACATCACGAGGGGTTCTTAGGACATTCCGTGGTGGGAAGCTGGGTCAACCTAGGAGCATTATCCACTACCTCGGATCTAAAGAACAATTATGGTGTGGTCAAGATCAGAGAAGAACATACGGAAGTCACGACTGGTTCCATCAAATTCGGTTCTATCATAGGAGATTTTTCTAAGATAGGTATTGGAGTGATGTTGAACACAGGAACTGTGATCGATTTCGGATGTAATGTGGTTTCTTCCAAGGCGAGCGGATACCTTCCTCCGTTTATTTGGGCAGATGGACAAGCTTATATCCTGGATTTATTCTTACGTGATTCTCGCAAGATCATGGCAAGACGGAATAGAGAACTTTCTCATTCCGAATCAGAACTTATTAGAATTTTATACGAAACCAAGGTCCGGAAATAAAAAAGGACCGGAGGCTCCATGGAAGTTTTGGAATCGCGTATCAGTACGTCTTCCCCTGAATATAAAGAGAATTTCAAAGACCTTTCAGAAAAGGTCGCGGATTTACGTAAACTTCTCCAAAAAGCCGGACAAGGCGGAGGAGAAAAATCCATCCAGAAGCATAAAAGCAGAGGAAAGCTCACCGCAAGAGAAAGGATACAAGGTCTCATAGATCCAAATACTCCTTTCTTGGAATTCTCCGCTTTGGCAGGGGAGAAGGTTTATGCGGACGATGTGCCTTCTGCAGGTATCGTTACAGGGATCGGAAAAATTTCAGGGACACCTTGTGTGATTGTTGCAAACGACGCCACAGTAAAAGGTGGGACTTATTATCCACTCACTGTCAAAAAACATATTCGAGCTCAAGAGATCGCATTAGAGAATCGTCTTCCTTGCGTTTATCTGGTGGATTCAGGTGGAGCATTTCTTCCGATGCAGGACGATGTATTCCCTGATAAATGGCATTTCGGTAGAATCTTTTATAACCAAGCAAATCTTTCTAGAGTGGGGATCCCTCAGATCTCTGTCGTAATGGGAAGTTGTACTGCGGGTGGTGCATACATTCCCGCTATGTCCGACGAATCTGTGATTGTAAAAGGAAATGGTACTATCTTTTTAGGAGGACCTCCTCTTGTAAAAGCTGCAACGGGAGAGATTGTCACTCCAGAAGAATTGGGCGGTGCTGATGTTCACTGTAGGATCTCAGGAGTTACTGATCATTATGCGGAGAATGATCCACATGCACTCGAGATCGCTAGACATATCGTTTCTAGTTTGGGAGCGAGAGCCAAAAAGTTAGAAGAGCAGATCTCTTACGAAGAACCTCTTTATCCTGCTGAGGAAATTTACGGAATTATCCAAAAAGATATTCGTAAACCTTACGATGTAAGAGAAGTAATCGCAAGAGTTGTGGATGGTTCCAGATTTCAAGAATTCAAAAAATATTATGGAACCACGATTGTTACAGGATTTGCGAATATTTACGGAAAGACCGTAGGCATTATTGCTAATAACGGAGTTCTATTTTCAGAAAGTTCCTTGAAGGCGGCTCATTTCATCCAGCTTTGCAACCAAAGAGAGATCCCTTTACTCTTCTTACAAAACATCACAGGTTTTATGGTAGGGAAGAAGTATGAAAACTCTGGGATCGCAAAAGACGGTGCCAAGATGGTAAATGCGGTCTCCACTTCTGTAGTTCCAAAATACACCGTGGTAATCGGAGGCTCTTACGGAGCTGGAAATTACGGAATGTGCGGCCGAGCATTCGGACCTAGATTCCTGTGGATGTGGCCAAACGCTAGAATTTCCGTGATGGGAGGAGAACAAGCTGCGAACGTTTTACTTACTGTGAAACAGGAACAATTGGAGAAGGATGGCAAATCACTCTCCGAAGCGGAACAGGCAGAGTTCAAGAGACCAATATTAGAAGATTATGATAATCGTTCTTCTTGTATCTATTCTACTGCAAGACTTTGGGATGATGGGGTCCTGGATCCGGCTCGTACAAGAGAAGCTTTAGGTTTGGCATTGTATTCTGACCTTTCTCCTAAAGGTCTAGAGCCTTCTTATGCAATCTTCCGGATGTAATTTTCCTCCGGAAGAATGATACCTAAGTATAGTTTTCGGCCCTAAAATTTTATTTTTCCGGCAGATTCCTAAAATCTGCCTAATAAGTACGCAAACTGCTAGACTGGATCTGGATGTTTCTGGAAATTTTCTCCCTGAACTAGGGGAAAACCTGCCTTAGATAAAAATTTGGATCTGTTTTCCTAGAGAAAACCTCATTTCCTGGCTCTTAGATTCCTCTTCTTTTTTTTTAATCTTTTTTT harbors:
- a CDS encoding GlmU family protein, which produces MGRIQRIWIDERETPPGLGALTRIRSFSEIRDGVLTPLQRLREQYPDSKILYSHSNSAFEKTFFERNPKINEYDGKDVDLIIRPEEFLPWKSLESVGKNIDLDLENHKDLRKWARKLKVKSGDFQVVGKSKHVHIHPSAKIYPGVVIDVTSGPVIIDKDAKVTSFSFLEGPLYIGQGTHVDNARITGNTSIGNVCRIGGEVGDSIILDFTNKHHEGFLGHSVVGSWVNLGALSTTSDLKNNYGVVKIREEHTEVTTGSIKFGSIIGDFSKIGIGVMLNTGTVIDFGCNVVSSKASGYLPPFIWADGQAYILDLFLRDSRKIMARRNRELSHSESELIRILYETKVRK
- a CDS encoding carboxyl transferase domain-containing protein yields the protein MEVLESRISTSSPEYKENFKDLSEKVADLRKLLQKAGQGGGEKSIQKHKSRGKLTARERIQGLIDPNTPFLEFSALAGEKVYADDVPSAGIVTGIGKISGTPCVIVANDATVKGGTYYPLTVKKHIRAQEIALENRLPCVYLVDSGGAFLPMQDDVFPDKWHFGRIFYNQANLSRVGIPQISVVMGSCTAGGAYIPAMSDESVIVKGNGTIFLGGPPLVKAATGEIVTPEELGGADVHCRISGVTDHYAENDPHALEIARHIVSSLGARAKKLEEQISYEEPLYPAEEIYGIIQKDIRKPYDVREVIARVVDGSRFQEFKKYYGTTIVTGFANIYGKTVGIIANNGVLFSESSLKAAHFIQLCNQREIPLLFLQNITGFMVGKKYENSGIAKDGAKMVNAVSTSVVPKYTVVIGGSYGAGNYGMCGRAFGPRFLWMWPNARISVMGGEQAANVLLTVKQEQLEKDGKSLSEAEQAEFKRPILEDYDNRSSCIYSTARLWDDGVLDPARTREALGLALYSDLSPKGLEPSYAIFRM